A region of the Thalassoroseus pseudoceratinae genome:
GACGCCGTTGAAAACTTGTGTTCCGAACGATCCACACACGGAGATCGTCAACGGCGAAGACTGTAGACTACTGCCGGTTCGGTTCTTTTGGTTACATGTGTGCTGTACTCAAGTATCACCCGTCAGTGAGCAAACGTTAGGGGCCGAGTCACACAAAACAGCGTCAGCAAGTTCGATCGTCGACGACAGAACTCTGAGATGATCCTTGGTCAGAGGCATGATGGCGGCGACCATGTCAAGACTTGGGAATCGCTCCAGGAGCCCCTGCGAGACAGATTTCGCGACACGCCGAGGGAGAACAGCTCCTAGAATGCCGGAATTTTGATTTTGGTCTTCTGGGGCTTTCAGTATCCGATCAAGCTCTATCCCCTTCAACTTCAATTGGGGTTCAATCGTACCTCGTTCACCTCGATTTGGTGGGTAAGACTCCGACTCGTTTACCTTGATTGAGGTTCAGATTGAGGTTCGGCAACCCCAACTGGACCCAGAATCTCCAATCGTGTTGACACGTCTGGAAAATGGCTAGCCCGCTCTTGCGATTGGCAAGCGGGCGAACCTATTGTTTCCACTGAGTGAAAGCGGGAATCGCTCGGCAGCGAGCCAGAACACGAACACCGTGATGCAGAGCATGCAATCGGCAGAGCAAAGCTTGAATGACCAAAATCGACTGTCGTCCCAATCCCAACTCGCGTCTACGGCCTCGTCAACTTGCTCAAAAACGACTCGACACGGACGCTAGCACCCTGCACGGCCACGGCTCACGGAAGAAAACACGTGGCATGACGCGTTGGTTTTTCGTAGCGCGGAATGTGCTTTTCACGCTAGGTCCGGGGGGACCTGCGAGGCTACGCCAACATGTCGTCTGGCGGCACGATTCTACTCACCTGCGGCGCCCGAATACGCTTACGATTCGTGGCACAAAAACGCATGCATTTATCCACGCGTCACGCAGGGGGCTGTGAACAACGGTCGGAAAGTGGACCTTCGGCAACTTTGGTGAAGTGGGGCGTAGAATGGGGGATTGATCGATCTACGACCACGTACCTCAGGAGCTTGCGTACGTTGTTACCCTTGTTGCCGTCTGACGTTGGATTGCGTTTGGACCGTGTGGAAATGAATGATGTTCTTGTTACGTTTTCGTTGAGCCCTTTGGCTCTAACCGCCTCTTGCCCCGGCTGTGGCCAGCAAACCGGCTGCGTTCATAGTCGTTACACTCGAACGGCCCGGGACCTACCAATTCAAGGACGCCCGGTCCAGCTACTGATGACGGTTCGCCGCTTTTTCTGCCGGAACCCCGATTGTCTGCGTCGAGTTTTCTGTGAACCCATCCCGCAATTACTGGCCAAGCATGCTCACTCGACCACTCGGCTCGCGGATACCCATCGAACGATTGGCCTGACGCTTGGCGCTGAATCAGGGGCTCGTTTGGCTGGCAAGTTGGGCATGCCCGTCAGTTCGACGACACTGCTGCGACGGGGCAAGAATGGGGGGCCGAATACGACGCCTGCTCCACGCATCGTTGGGGTCGACGACTGGGCCATTCGGAAGGGACAGCGGTACGGGACGATTATCGTCGACCTGGAGCGAAGAGAAGTCTTGGAACTGCTGCCGGGACGGGATGGAAGTGAACTGCGAACTTGGCTGGGCCAGCACCCCGAGGTCGAAGTCCTCTGTCGCGATCGCTGGGCTCCATACGCCGAGACAGCGACCGCAGCCGCTCCCCAGGCCCAACAGATCGCTGACCGTTGGCATTTGCTGGGAAACATTCGCGAGGCACTCGAGCGGTTTCTCGATCGCCACGTGGGGAAAATCAAAGCCGCATTCACTCCGACGATTGTCAATCCGCCAGATTCCAACTCTGATCCGGAAACGCCAGCGGAAGTTTTACCGCCAGCAACTGACAAGCAGCAGCAACGACATGACCGTTGGCGAGAGGCACGTCGGCGTCGCGATGAGGGACAATCGCTTCGTCGAATTGCCCGCGAGATGCAATTGTCGTGGCGAATCGTGCAGCGTTACCTTCAGTCTGATCAGCTTCCGAACTGGCGGCCTGGTCGTGTAGGCCCCTCGCAAATGACGAACTACCGGGAACGCATTGAGGCTTGGTTAGCGGATGGGAACGACAATGCGGCGGCCCTGCATCGGCCGTTGCTCTGTGAAGACATCCGGTTGAGTTACACCACCGTGCGGGCCTACGTCAGCCGACAATTGGCGAAACGCGGTCTGACTCGTCAGCGAATCAACGCAGCCAGACCTCCTCGGTCACGTGCTCCGTCCACCAAAGCTCTTTCGTTCGCCGTGATAACTGATCCCCCCCGACGAACACCGACGCAGCAAAGCCAGGTGAATTGTCTGCACAAATTAAGTCCTAAAATCGCGCGAGGCGGTCGACCTTGTCGAAACATTCGCAGCCCTAATCCGCAAGTCATCTTTTTTGACGTGGCGGGAATGGCAAGCGAAAGCGTGGGACAGCCCATGTTCGGAGCTGCGAAGATTTGCCGAAGGGCTCGAACGCGACCGAAAAGCGGTTCAGGCAGCGTTCGACGAACCTTGGAGCAGCGGACCGGTCGAAGGGCACATCAACCGCTTGAAGACGATCAAGCGTCAAATGTACGGCCGGGCCGGCTTGGCACTCCTTAGAGCCCGAATGATCCGTGCCAGGTGATCGCCCCGCTTCACCAAGTTTGCCGAAGAGCCACTATCCAACCGTTGTTCACATCTGATTCACGAGTTGCCTTCGACTCGGGAAGTGAACGAGTGCTTGTGGAAAAACTGGCTCTACATAGACCAAAAGTTCTCCAAAACTGCCGAATCGGGACCGATCGGACGCATCTTTGCAACGAATGCAGCACGAATTTGGCACGAAATCGGTCAAACGACGGCGTCTGAGACCGCGAAACAGTCTCGGGAAAGCTCAGTGTCTAGCCCGGGAACGGCCCAACAGCATCAAGTTGGAAAAGCTGCGTAGGCAGGAGAGGACCATGGAGCCAGCCTAGCGGCCAAAGAGTTCGATTCTTTAATTTGTAGGAGACCATCATGTACCGACCACGAAAGCCGACGCGTTCCCCCCGCCGCACTCTCCGCGTGCGAGGCAAAGTTCGCACGTTCTCCTTGGGGCCCTGGGCAAATCCAGCAACTCAAGCAATTGTTCAGGCCGAGAGCGTCAGCGAAGCCATGGCAGAAGCCGCCCGGGCCTCCGCCGAGAGTGTATTGACCCGGTTGGAGCAACTCGAACCCTGCCAGCGGTTTCTCGACTACAAAACCAAGAGGCTGCTGAGCCGTGTCCGCCGAAAGCGGCAGCTATCCGGCGTGGTCGCACTGCTCGACTCATCCGTTCATCCCACAACCGACGAGACTCCCATGTTTCGCCACCAAACCCGTCAGCGTTCTGCCCATCTCCCCAAGATCGATCGCGACGACTGGGACGAGTTGCTTGAACGCGTCACCGATGGAAACGCAGATGCCTTGGCAGAATTACAGCAACGACTGCGGCGTCACCCGCAGCTCCGTGATTTGTTAGGCGACGTCAGCCGTTATGTACAGGAAGTGTTGATCGACATGATCGGATCGGAATCCGTCTTGGTGCGAGAGTCGTTGCTTCAACGCCACGCTGAGCTTCGCGAGCAACTGCAAGTCATCGGTACCGACCCTCTGGAACGACTGCTGATTGAACAGACGCTGACCACCCTTCTGGATCTCTCGATCCAGCAAATGGGCTTCTTTAAACGGGCGGTGACAGAAAATCAAAAACGCCGTTGGGAACGAAACATGGAGCGAGCCCAGAAACATCATCTAGCAACAATTGCCAGATTGAACGAATATCGCCACATGTCTAATCAGAATCGCACTCCATGACGAAGGAGATCACAATGTTCCGCAAGCCGACTTTGCTCCGTCTGCAGCGAGAGTTCCTTTCCAGGTTAGAACAGCGAAAGAAACTTGGACTATACGAGTCATTCGTATCAGGATTGGATATTTTTCTGACGTTCTGCGAACGCGCACGTCGTGATTTTCTCAATGGAGCACGAGTGCTCGAAACGGATTTTGAGAGGATCCATTGGTCCGCCGTTGTATTCCGATTCAATGTTGATCAGTTGGCCGCGAATGCGTACAGGCGCCAATCTCTACCCTACCGTTGGAAGGTAGTCCCTTAAAACCACATGTCCCAATGATGTTTCCGTTGACTTCTG
Encoded here:
- a CDS encoding transposase, with protein sequence MRKSSFLTWREWQAKAWDSPCSELRRFAEGLERDRKAVQAAFDEPWSSGPVEGHINRLKTIKRQMYGRAGLALLRARMIRAR